One Deltaproteobacteria bacterium genomic window, GCGGCTTCGTCCTTGCGGAGTGAGCCGATCTTGTCACCGAGCCGGATCTTGCTCACGGTACGGATCTGGTCCACCGCGACGTCCGCCGGACGACCGCCACACCGCACCTGCAATCGCGACCGCCAGGTGGGATGCAACTCGCTCGTCAACGGGCACACCGTCACCGTCTGCAGGCGTCGGTTCAAGGCGTCCA contains:
- a CDS encoding type II toxin-antitoxin system PemK/MazF family toxin is translated as MKHYEIRWTGLDPTRGAEMAKTRPAVIVSLDALNRRLQTVTVCPLTSELHPTWRSRLQVRCGGRPADVAVDQIRTVSKIRLGDKIGSLRKDEAAALRRVITEMYGE